A window of Lentibacillus sp. Marseille-P4043 contains these coding sequences:
- the tatA gene encoding twin-arginine translocase TatA/TatE family subunit: MLTNIGIPGLILILIIALIIFGPKKLPEIGSAFGKTLSEFKRTTSSLISDEEEESTKSEKSHPKG, from the coding sequence ATGCTTACAAATATTGGCATACCTGGGTTGATCCTTATTTTGATTATAGCCCTAATCATTTTTGGACCAAAAAAGCTTCCTGAAATAGGATCTGCATTTGGTAAAACATTGTCTGAATTCAAGCGAACAACGAGTTCACTGATAAGCGATGAAGAGGAAGAATCGACTAAATCGGAGAAAAGTCATCCTAAGGGGTGA
- a CDS encoding GMC family oxidoreductase — translation MAKKMPKVDVVIAGVGWGGGIIASELTKQGLNVVGLEKGEERHTEDYYMVHDELRYAIRHELMQDLSKDTLTFRSNEKMRALPMRQYGSFLLGEGLGGAGVHWNGQTFRFLPYDFEIRSKTIDKYGKNKIPADMTIQDWGITYDELEPYYDQFEKMAGISGEENPLGGKRSDKYPTGPMKHSPQMTMFKKATENLKYHPYTIPSANLSENYTNPDGISRAACQYCAFCERFGCEYGAKADPVVTVIPVANKTGKFDLRTHSWVRRVLHKDGKATGVLYTDVTTGEEIEQPADVVVLTTYVFNNVKLLLNSKVSRPYDPSTGKGVIGKNYAYQVVKGAATGYFKDKQFNNFAGAGALGMVIDDYNGDNFDHSDVDFIHGGYLALTQTGARPIANNPIPKGSPTWGKEFKKNSLNYINQTLSVGAMGASMPYQHHYLDLDPMYKDTFGDPLIRMTFDFEEQDRNLANFTAQKASGILKEMGADKVDAMDELGPYNITTYQSTHNTGGVIMGADPDTSAVNNYLQMWDMENLFVVGASAFSHNGGYNPTGTVGALAYRAAEGIMKYHKNGGMLA, via the coding sequence ATGGCAAAAAAGATGCCAAAAGTTGACGTTGTGATAGCTGGAGTTGGCTGGGGTGGAGGTATTATTGCCTCAGAACTAACAAAGCAAGGGCTTAACGTCGTTGGTTTGGAAAAGGGCGAAGAAAGACATACAGAGGATTACTATATGGTACACGACGAATTAAGGTATGCGATTCGCCATGAGTTGATGCAAGATCTATCAAAGGATACACTTACGTTTCGAAGTAATGAAAAAATGCGGGCATTACCAATGCGGCAATATGGGTCTTTTCTTTTAGGAGAAGGTCTAGGTGGTGCTGGAGTTCATTGGAATGGGCAGACATTCCGTTTCTTACCTTATGATTTTGAAATTCGTAGTAAAACGATTGATAAGTATGGTAAAAACAAAATTCCCGCTGACATGACCATTCAGGATTGGGGGATTACGTATGATGAATTGGAGCCATACTATGATCAATTTGAGAAAATGGCTGGCATTTCGGGTGAAGAAAATCCGCTTGGCGGAAAGCGTTCTGATAAATACCCGACAGGTCCAATGAAGCATTCCCCACAAATGACAATGTTTAAAAAGGCAACAGAAAATTTGAAGTATCATCCATATACGATACCGTCCGCCAATTTATCGGAAAACTACACAAATCCTGATGGTATTTCAAGAGCGGCATGTCAGTATTGTGCTTTTTGTGAACGGTTTGGTTGTGAATATGGGGCAAAAGCGGATCCGGTTGTTACTGTTATTCCAGTTGCCAATAAGACTGGGAAGTTTGATTTACGTACACACTCCTGGGTCAGACGGGTTTTACATAAGGATGGTAAAGCTACTGGAGTACTTTACACCGATGTCACTACTGGAGAAGAGATAGAACAACCAGCAGATGTGGTTGTATTGACAACTTATGTTTTTAACAATGTAAAACTATTGCTAAACTCCAAAGTCAGTCGTCCTTATGATCCTTCAACAGGTAAAGGTGTTATTGGAAAAAACTATGCTTATCAGGTTGTCAAAGGTGCAGCAACTGGATATTTCAAAGATAAACAATTCAATAATTTTGCTGGAGCTGGGGCACTCGGAATGGTTATCGATGATTATAATGGCGATAACTTTGACCATTCGGATGTTGATTTTATCCATGGTGGTTATCTTGCTTTAACACAGACTGGGGCAAGACCAATTGCAAATAATCCGATTCCAAAAGGCTCTCCAACATGGGGCAAGGAATTCAAGAAAAACTCGCTCAATTATATTAACCAAACATTATCCGTTGGTGCGATGGGAGCCAGTATGCCGTATCAGCATCATTATCTAGACCTTGATCCGATGTACAAGGATACGTTTGGCGATCCACTTATTCGGATGACATTTGATTTTGAGGAACAGGATCGTAACCTTGCCAATTTTACCGCACAAAAAGCTAGTGGAATCCTTAAAGAAATGGGTGCTGATAAGGTCGATGCCATGGATGAACTAGGTCCGTACAATATTACTACCTATCAATCCACTCACAATACTGGTGGTGTAATTATGGGTGCAGATCCGGATACATCCGCAGTTAATAATTACTTACAAATGTGGGACATGGAAAACTTATTTGTTGTTGGTGCATCAGCTTTTTCTCATAATGGCGGTTATAATCCAACTGGAACTGTTGGTGCCCTAGCATATCGGGCTGCTGAAGGGATAATGAAGTATCATAAAAATGGGGGCATGCTTGCTTAA
- a CDS encoding gluconate 2-dehydrogenase subunit 3 family protein, with protein MTDENKRGQEETEDASRRKFLKSSGIAVGGLAVGGVLGSMIPWDVGDQEEQKTTKKTKSYNHALMYLSQAEFKTTEAATERIFPKDDHGPGAQDLGVAYYIDHQLAGSYGFNARDYMEPPFFHGEKVQGYQGRLKRREIFRIGLREMQNYSHQKFKKGFTEITEEQQDTILKDFQEDNVKLSTISASGFFDLLRGATLEGLYSDPLYGGNMDMDAWKMRNYPGDQMGYTDIIEGDFKEIEPSSLRDHM; from the coding sequence TTGACGGACGAAAATAAGCGAGGTCAAGAAGAAACCGAAGACGCGTCACGCAGAAAATTTTTAAAAAGTTCTGGGATAGCAGTTGGTGGTCTTGCAGTTGGTGGAGTACTTGGCAGCATGATCCCGTGGGATGTTGGTGATCAAGAAGAACAAAAGACTACCAAAAAAACGAAAAGTTATAATCATGCACTTATGTATCTCAGTCAAGCAGAATTTAAAACGACGGAAGCTGCGACAGAACGTATTTTTCCTAAGGATGATCATGGTCCTGGAGCACAAGATTTAGGTGTAGCATATTACATTGATCATCAGCTTGCTGGGTCTTATGGATTTAATGCAAGGGACTACATGGAGCCTCCTTTCTTCCACGGTGAAAAAGTTCAAGGGTACCAAGGTCGATTAAAACGTCGGGAAATTTTCAGGATTGGCTTACGTGAAATGCAAAATTATAGCCATCAGAAATTTAAAAAAGGGTTCACAGAAATTACGGAAGAGCAACAAGATACCATTTTAAAAGATTTTCAAGAAGATAATGTTAAATTGAGCACAATTTCAGCAAGTGGTTTTTTTGATTTGCTACGAGGCGCAACACTAGAAGGGCTGTATAGTGATCCGCTTTATGGCGGTAATATGGATATGGACGCATGGAAAATGAGAAATTATCCAGGAGATCAAATGGGCTACACGGATATTATAGAAGGCGATTTTAAAGAAATTGAGCCTAGTAGCCTACGGGATCATATGTAA
- a CDS encoding vWA domain-containing protein → MKRMYVGIFFISLLLVLGACSDKDKQVSKNTSKDNTEEKSQQAVSPSVDQLDSIILGDSRKDLKAQQGGKLMQDMTLEVELKQEDSAELSNKLGKELKSSLEKLTDETQNPVKLQKGLVHLLGSHYYSEVIEQAEDFEPEFEEPFLPEPGKTAEEVKNEPKSGKAIILLDASSSMLLRVDDEVKMDIAKDAVKRFAETIGQENEVSLVVYGHKGSESDADKQLSCTGIEEIYPMDSYNQATFEESLATFESKGWTPLASAIKKSSEMSKDMDGTITVYIVSDGIETCDGDPVKEAKAFVKNNDKRTVNIIGFHVDKDAESQLKAVSEAGEGEYYGADDADDLKTTIEKEWLPSNVDLAWAFTKAPGPWEILDEYERFDKELEIIRTVIKNEKARYDEALAILREEEMLDSDISDKLKTLISDRYRNMMDTMQDFRSEKIAEIDERSDGIHDQVEAWTEAMRERKKERGDLW, encoded by the coding sequence ATGAAAAGAATGTATGTGGGGATTTTTTTCATTTCGTTGCTGTTAGTGCTAGGTGCATGCAGTGATAAGGATAAACAAGTTAGTAAAAACACGAGCAAGGATAATACGGAAGAAAAAAGCCAGCAAGCAGTTTCACCTAGTGTCGATCAATTGGACTCCATAATACTAGGGGACTCCCGAAAAGATTTAAAAGCACAACAGGGTGGAAAATTAATGCAGGATATGACGTTAGAAGTAGAATTGAAGCAAGAAGATAGTGCTGAATTGAGCAATAAGTTGGGCAAGGAATTGAAAAGTAGCTTAGAAAAATTGACGGATGAAACGCAAAATCCTGTAAAGCTGCAAAAGGGTCTCGTTCACTTATTGGGAAGTCATTATTATTCAGAAGTTATTGAGCAGGCAGAGGATTTTGAACCCGAATTTGAAGAGCCATTTTTACCTGAGCCTGGAAAGACTGCTGAGGAAGTGAAAAATGAACCTAAGTCAGGAAAGGCAATTATATTATTAGATGCGAGCTCCAGCATGCTTTTACGTGTTGATGACGAAGTGAAAATGGATATTGCTAAGGATGCAGTAAAGCGTTTTGCGGAAACAATTGGTCAAGAAAATGAAGTATCTTTAGTTGTTTACGGTCATAAGGGATCGGAATCTGATGCAGATAAGCAATTATCCTGTACCGGGATTGAAGAAATATATCCAATGGATTCCTATAATCAAGCAACATTTGAGGAGTCTTTAGCAACGTTTGAAAGTAAAGGATGGACACCATTGGCAAGCGCGATAAAAAAGTCTTCGGAAATGAGCAAAGATATGGATGGAACGATAACAGTTTACATCGTTAGTGATGGCATCGAAACGTGTGATGGCGATCCGGTTAAAGAGGCAAAAGCATTTGTAAAAAATAATGATAAACGAACCGTAAATATAATTGGCTTCCACGTTGACAAAGATGCGGAAAGCCAACTAAAAGCAGTATCAGAGGCTGGAGAGGGAGAATATTATGGTGCTGATGATGCAGATGATTTAAAAACAACGATTGAAAAAGAATGGCTACCATCGAATGTCGACTTGGCATGGGCATTTACAAAAGCTCCTGGACCGTGGGAAATACTAGACGAATATGAAAGGTTCGATAAAGAGCTAGAAATCATTCGAACGGTAATAAAAAATGAAAAGGCAAGATATGATGAAGCATTAGCTATATTGAGAGAAGAAGAAATGCTGGATTCCGATATAAGTGATAAATTAAAGACATTAATTTCCGATCGCTATCGTAATATGATGGATACTATGCAAGACTTTCGCTCAGAAAAAATAGCGGAAATTGATGAACGATCTGATGGTATCCATGATCAAGTTGAAGCATGGACTGAAGCAATGCGAGAGCGTAAAAAAGAGAGGGGAGATTTGTGGTAG